One region of Anaeromyxobacter paludicola genomic DNA includes:
- a CDS encoding NAD-glutamate dehydrogenase domain-containing protein yields MPNDAAFSRSAAGEGSKQVDRGVLRAMRELAGAAPERLRWLHDNVPDLFAGPMREDAEAVAALAAGLPRLQSDRQLVLADRAHELILARLDVPGSIFATVRRIQDLEISCAEMSHSYAPVPGTDRLLELQRYEFEPKSQEAVAAAGEPEIPERVRRAVHAAIRARYPDLRPAALDPALALLWLNHERFVRLAEPGAVAQLLWLYRQGQEHGGIFLHAEEPEPGSGTAERHLLFAVANPPQQGYLAQVLEVFNALDLGVRRALVLSVSTGKEPWLVGSFHVAHRQGERLANDSDLFRRLRRQLYNTQILSAESETYRDLVLPGLMTGEEGSLVNAFIGFCHTNCAHNQPHRFTFEDVIRCFHSQPEIALRLVRLFEARFDPDVPDRETRYPALLAELEKEVADYNTGHRMLDEFRRAVFQATLTFVKRTLKTNFFVPEKQALAFRLDPAYLDDLGPDFTADLPPERPFRVTFFFARAGLGYHVGFSDIARGGWRTVFTETRDDYVTVANFVFRETYVLAHTQHLKNKDIYEGGSKLVVVLRAPALKSKERVNQRLYKVQTAFINAFLDVFVTRDGKAAEPRVLDYYGEDEPIELGPDENMHDVMIENIAELSARRGYVLGKGIISSKRVGINHKQYGVTSTGVVTFAGIAMREQGVDIRRDPFSVKLTGGPNGDVAGNAIRLLLERCPKVELRLIVDGTGALFDPRGLARDALARIVLQADAEAFDPAALSPGGFALYRNVRRTEGLRELYRRVEMTEAGLRETWVTVDEFHKEYGGLLFKVPADLFIPAGGRPETIDAENWRRFLGKDGAPSARVVVEGANSFITPAARDELQRAGVVVLRDASANKCGVITSSYEIIGNLLLTEKEFLAHKEEYVRDVLAILERRAADEANLIFRRHREEKGQRSFTELSAALSVEINAHKARLFRFFEAHPELCLTPRYRRALLAHLPRLVRDTPVYRSRLSRLPAKYRSAILAAEIATAIVYRGGFELDFERAVEAFVAQSFA; encoded by the coding sequence ATGCCCAACGACGCGGCGTTCTCGAGGTCGGCAGCGGGTGAAGGCTCGAAGCAGGTGGATCGGGGAGTCCTGCGGGCGATGCGCGAGCTCGCGGGGGCGGCGCCGGAGCGGCTGCGCTGGCTGCACGACAACGTGCCGGACCTCTTCGCCGGCCCGATGCGGGAGGACGCCGAGGCGGTGGCGGCGCTCGCCGCCGGCCTGCCCCGGCTCCAGTCCGACCGGCAGCTCGTGCTGGCCGACCGGGCCCACGAGCTCATCCTGGCGCGGCTCGACGTGCCGGGGTCGATCTTCGCGACCGTCCGCCGCATCCAGGACCTCGAGATCTCCTGCGCCGAGATGTCGCACTCCTACGCCCCGGTCCCCGGCACGGACCGGCTGCTCGAGCTGCAGCGGTACGAGTTCGAGCCGAAGTCGCAGGAGGCCGTCGCGGCGGCGGGCGAGCCCGAAATCCCCGAGCGCGTCCGGCGCGCCGTCCACGCCGCCATCCGGGCCCGTTACCCCGACCTCCGCCCGGCCGCGCTCGACCCGGCGCTCGCGCTCCTCTGGCTCAACCACGAGCGGTTCGTGCGGCTCGCCGAGCCCGGCGCGGTGGCGCAGCTCCTCTGGCTCTACCGGCAGGGGCAGGAGCACGGCGGGATCTTCCTGCACGCCGAGGAGCCCGAGCCGGGCTCGGGCACGGCGGAGCGGCACCTCCTCTTCGCCGTCGCCAACCCGCCGCAGCAGGGCTACCTGGCCCAGGTGCTCGAGGTCTTCAACGCGCTCGACCTCGGCGTGCGCCGCGCGCTGGTCCTCTCGGTCAGCACCGGGAAGGAGCCGTGGCTGGTGGGGAGCTTCCACGTGGCCCACCGGCAGGGGGAGCGGCTCGCCAACGACTCCGACCTGTTCCGGCGACTGCGCCGGCAGCTCTACAACACCCAGATCCTCTCGGCCGAGTCGGAGACCTACCGCGACCTCGTCCTCCCGGGGCTCATGACCGGCGAGGAGGGCTCGCTCGTCAACGCCTTCATCGGCTTCTGCCACACCAACTGCGCCCACAACCAGCCGCACCGCTTCACGTTCGAGGACGTGATCCGCTGCTTCCACTCGCAGCCCGAGATCGCGCTCCGGCTGGTGCGGCTCTTCGAGGCCCGCTTCGACCCCGACGTCCCCGATCGCGAGACCCGCTACCCGGCGCTGCTCGCGGAGCTCGAGAAGGAGGTGGCCGACTACAACACCGGCCACCGGATGCTCGACGAGTTCCGGCGCGCCGTCTTCCAGGCCACGCTCACCTTCGTCAAGCGGACGCTCAAGACCAACTTCTTCGTCCCGGAGAAGCAGGCGCTGGCGTTCCGGCTCGACCCGGCCTACCTCGACGACCTCGGCCCGGACTTCACCGCCGACCTGCCGCCGGAGCGGCCGTTCCGGGTGACCTTCTTCTTCGCCCGCGCCGGGCTCGGCTACCACGTCGGCTTCTCCGACATCGCCCGGGGCGGCTGGCGCACGGTCTTCACCGAGACCCGCGACGACTACGTCACGGTGGCGAACTTCGTCTTCCGCGAGACCTACGTGCTCGCGCACACCCAGCACCTCAAGAACAAGGACATCTACGAGGGCGGATCGAAGCTGGTGGTGGTGCTGCGGGCCCCGGCGCTCAAGTCGAAGGAGCGCGTCAACCAGCGGCTCTACAAGGTCCAGACGGCGTTCATCAACGCCTTCCTCGACGTGTTCGTCACCCGCGACGGCAAGGCGGCGGAGCCGCGGGTGCTCGACTACTACGGCGAGGACGAGCCGATCGAGCTCGGGCCGGACGAGAACATGCACGACGTGATGATCGAGAACATCGCGGAGCTCTCGGCCCGCCGCGGCTACGTGCTCGGCAAGGGGATCATCTCGAGCAAGCGCGTCGGCATCAACCACAAGCAGTACGGGGTCACCTCCACCGGCGTGGTCACCTTCGCCGGGATCGCGATGCGCGAGCAGGGCGTGGACATCCGCCGCGACCCCTTCAGCGTGAAGCTCACCGGCGGCCCCAACGGCGACGTGGCCGGCAACGCCATCCGCCTGCTGCTCGAGCGCTGCCCGAAGGTGGAGCTCCGGCTCATCGTGGACGGCACCGGGGCGCTCTTCGACCCGCGCGGCCTCGCCCGCGACGCCCTCGCCCGGATCGTGCTCCAGGCCGACGCCGAGGCGTTCGACCCGGCGGCGCTCTCGCCGGGCGGGTTCGCCCTCTACCGCAACGTCCGGCGCACCGAGGGGCTGCGCGAGCTCTACCGGCGGGTCGAGATGACCGAGGCGGGGCTCCGGGAGACCTGGGTCACGGTGGACGAGTTCCACAAGGAGTACGGCGGGCTCCTGTTCAAGGTGCCGGCCGACCTCTTCATCCCCGCCGGCGGGCGGCCCGAGACCATCGACGCCGAGAACTGGCGCCGCTTCCTCGGGAAGGACGGCGCGCCCAGCGCGCGCGTCGTCGTGGAGGGCGCGAACTCCTTCATCACCCCGGCCGCCCGCGACGAGCTGCAGCGGGCCGGGGTGGTGGTGCTGCGCGACGCCTCGGCCAACAAGTGCGGCGTCATCACCTCCTCCTACGAGATCATCGGCAACCTGCTCCTCACCGAGAAGGAGTTCCTCGCGCACAAGGAGGAGTACGTGCGCGACGTCCTCGCGATCCTCGAGCGCCGCGCCGCCGACGAGGCGAACCTCATCTTCCGGCGCCACCGCGAGGAGAAGGGGCAGCGCTCGTTCACCGAGCTCTCCGCCGCCCTGAGCGTCGAGATCAACGCCCACAAGGCCCGCCTGTTCCGGTTCTTCGAGGCCCACCCGGAGCTCTGCCTCACGCCCCGCTACCGGCGCGCGCTGCTGGCGCACCTCCCCCGCCTCGTCCGGGACACCCCGGTCTACCGCTCGCGCCTCTCCCGGCTGCCCGCCAAGTACCGGTCGGCGATCCTGGCCGCCGAGATCGCCACCGCGATCGTCTACCGCGGCGGGTTCGAGCTCGACTTCGAGCGCGCCGTGGAGGCCTTCGTGGCGCAGTCCTTCGCCTGA
- a CDS encoding NAD(P)-dependent oxidoreductase — protein MKVLIADAFPKSRLADLEALGLAVEHRPDLPAAELADAARDAAVLVVRSKQVPAAVFERARALSLVVRAGAGVNTIDVAAASRRGVYVSNCPGQNAVAVAELTLGLLLALDRRIPDNVAALREGRWDKKGFSAARGLFGRTLGIAGLGTIGREVAARARGFGMRVVAWSRSLDDARAKALGVERAPDLVSLARGCDALSIHLALKPETRGAISREVLEALPAGALLVNTARAEVVDQAALLERVRAGRLRVGADVHAGEPEGGKAEFRSELATLPGAYGTHHIGASTEQAQEAIAAETVRIVASFVRTGAVPNCVNVAKRTPARARLVVRHYDKVGVLANVLGEIRNAGINAQQIENTVFDEAVAASCVIALDEAPDEALLERIRARADEVVSAECFLV, from the coding sequence GTGAAGGTCCTCATCGCCGACGCGTTCCCCAAGAGCCGCCTCGCCGACCTCGAGGCCCTCGGCCTCGCCGTGGAGCACCGGCCCGACCTGCCGGCGGCCGAGCTGGCCGACGCCGCGCGGGACGCGGCGGTGCTGGTGGTCCGCAGCAAGCAGGTGCCGGCGGCGGTGTTCGAGCGGGCCCGCGCGCTCTCGCTCGTGGTGCGGGCCGGGGCGGGGGTGAACACCATCGACGTGGCGGCGGCCTCCCGGCGCGGGGTCTACGTCTCGAACTGCCCCGGCCAGAACGCCGTCGCCGTGGCCGAGCTCACGCTCGGGCTCCTCCTGGCGCTCGACCGGCGCATCCCCGACAACGTCGCCGCCCTGCGCGAGGGGCGCTGGGACAAGAAGGGCTTCTCGGCCGCCCGGGGCCTCTTCGGGCGCACCCTGGGCATCGCCGGCCTCGGCACCATCGGGCGCGAGGTGGCGGCGCGGGCCCGCGGCTTCGGGATGCGGGTCGTCGCCTGGTCGCGCTCGCTCGACGACGCCCGCGCCAAGGCGCTCGGCGTGGAGCGGGCGCCCGACCTGGTCTCCCTGGCCCGCGGCTGCGACGCGCTCTCGATCCACCTCGCCCTCAAGCCCGAGACCCGGGGCGCCATCTCGCGCGAGGTGCTGGAGGCCCTCCCGGCGGGCGCGCTCCTCGTGAACACCGCCCGCGCCGAGGTGGTGGACCAGGCCGCGCTCCTCGAGCGGGTGCGGGCCGGGCGGCTGCGGGTCGGCGCCGACGTGCACGCGGGCGAGCCGGAGGGCGGCAAGGCCGAGTTCCGGAGCGAGCTCGCGACGCTGCCCGGCGCCTACGGCACCCACCACATCGGGGCCTCCACCGAGCAGGCGCAGGAGGCGATCGCCGCCGAGACGGTGCGGATCGTCGCCTCCTTCGTGCGCACCGGGGCGGTCCCGAACTGCGTCAACGTGGCGAAGCGGACGCCGGCGCGCGCCCGCCTGGTGGTCCGCCATTACGACAAGGTGGGCGTCCTCGCCAACGTCCTCGGCGAGATCCGGAACGCCGGGATCAACGCGCAGCAGATCGAGAACACGGTCTTCGACGAGGCGGTGGCGGCGAGCTGCGTCATCGCCCTCGACGAGGCCCCGGACGAGGCGCTCCTGGAGCGGATCCGGGCCCGGGCCGACGAGGTGGTCTCGGCCGAGTGCTTCCTCGTCTAG
- the argG gene encoding argininosuccinate synthase: MSRIYKSLPPQGTALGIAFSGGLDTRCAVAWLSEQGMAVHAYTADLAQPDESNPADIPPVALQHGAVKARLVDCRDAMVREGIAAIQCGAFHLSSGGKKYFNTTPLGRAVTTTAIVRAMREDGVNVFGDGSTHKGNDIQRFYRYGILVNPALRIYKPWLDQAFVTAFGGRKEMSEYLERRGLPYKMGTEKAYSTDANVLGATHEAKDLERLDSSMRIVQPIMGVAHWKPEVAVAAEEVSVTFEQGLPVELNGKRYGSQYELFLECNAIGGRHGLGMSDQIENRVIDAKSRGIYEAPGMALLNLAYERLLSAIHNENTLDLYFTLGRRLGRLLYEGKWFDPEAMMLRDALTRWVAPSVTGTVKVELRRGDDWTVLATKAQYMSYAPEKLSMERVEEPAFTPEDRIGALELQNLNVGDNRSLLLHHLDSLRALGAKPQGPSLGALLGAGEEE; encoded by the coding sequence ATGAGCCGCATCTACAAGTCGCTTCCGCCCCAGGGGACCGCGCTCGGCATCGCCTTCAGCGGCGGCCTCGACACCCGCTGCGCCGTCGCCTGGCTGTCCGAGCAGGGGATGGCCGTCCACGCCTACACCGCCGACCTCGCCCAGCCGGACGAGTCGAACCCGGCCGACATCCCGCCCGTCGCCCTGCAGCACGGCGCCGTCAAGGCGCGGCTCGTGGACTGCCGGGACGCCATGGTGCGCGAGGGCATCGCCGCGATCCAGTGCGGCGCGTTCCACCTCTCGTCGGGCGGCAAGAAGTACTTCAACACCACGCCCCTCGGCCGCGCCGTGACCACCACCGCCATCGTCCGCGCCATGCGCGAGGACGGGGTGAACGTCTTCGGCGACGGCTCGACGCACAAGGGGAACGACATCCAGCGGTTCTACCGCTACGGCATCCTCGTCAACCCCGCGCTCAGGATCTACAAGCCCTGGCTCGATCAGGCCTTCGTGACCGCCTTCGGCGGCCGCAAGGAGATGAGCGAGTACCTGGAGCGCCGCGGCCTGCCCTACAAGATGGGCACCGAAAAGGCCTACTCGACCGACGCCAACGTGCTCGGCGCCACCCACGAGGCCAAGGATCTCGAGCGGCTCGACTCGAGCATGCGCATCGTCCAGCCGATCATGGGCGTGGCGCACTGGAAGCCGGAGGTGGCCGTGGCCGCCGAGGAGGTCTCGGTGACCTTCGAGCAGGGGCTGCCGGTGGAGCTGAACGGCAAGCGCTACGGCTCGCAGTACGAGCTCTTCCTCGAGTGCAACGCCATCGGCGGCCGGCACGGCCTCGGGATGAGCGACCAGATCGAGAACCGGGTCATCGACGCCAAGAGCCGCGGCATCTACGAGGCCCCGGGCATGGCGCTCCTGAACCTCGCCTACGAGCGGCTGCTCTCCGCGATCCACAACGAGAACACCCTCGACCTCTACTTCACCCTGGGCCGCCGCCTGGGCCGGCTGCTCTACGAGGGGAAGTGGTTCGACCCCGAGGCGATGATGCTCCGCGACGCGCTCACCCGCTGGGTGGCGCCGTCGGTCACCGGCACGGTGAAGGTGGAGCTGCGCCGCGGCGACGACTGGACCGTCCTCGCGACCAAGGCGCAGTACATGAGCTACGCGCCCGAGAAGCTCTCGATGGAGCGGGTGGAGGAGCCGGCGTTCACGCCGGAGGACCGCATCGGCGCCCTCGAGCTGCAGAACCTCAACGTGGGCGACAACCGCTCCCTGCTCCTGCACCACCTCGACTCGCTCCGCGCCCTGGGCGCGAAGCCGCAGGGCCCGAGCCTCGGCGCCCTGCTCGGCGCCGGCGAGGAGGAGTGA
- a CDS encoding class I SAM-dependent methyltransferase: MTGGPPPPGPRREVLQGDGVAFLARGRLPAGHAVVTSLPDHSELPALGYEGWRRWFVETAALACGAVADEAVAVFYQTDVKHDGRWVDKAYLVQQGAERAGAHLLWHKVVCRAPAGVTTFGRPAYAHLLCLSRSLRLPPGRSSPDVLPRLGEMTWPRAMGREACDAVARFLLADTACRTVVDPFCGVGTMLAVANAFGLDAVGVELSPRRAERARLLRLGPPDRLRPAGGAPAPLGADHRPDQDRGQDGQDHPPDRADAPAFSGGRAGGTGGALREGERGEERGENGPEQR; encoded by the coding sequence GTGACGGGCGGCCCCCCGCCGCCGGGACCTCGGCGCGAGGTCCTGCAGGGCGACGGGGTGGCCTTCCTCGCGCGCGGCCGGCTCCCCGCCGGCCACGCGGTGGTGACCTCGCTCCCGGACCACTCCGAGCTGCCGGCCCTCGGCTACGAGGGCTGGCGCCGCTGGTTCGTCGAGACGGCGGCGCTGGCCTGCGGCGCGGTGGCCGACGAGGCGGTCGCGGTCTTCTACCAGACGGACGTGAAGCACGACGGCCGCTGGGTGGACAAGGCGTACCTCGTCCAGCAGGGGGCGGAGCGCGCCGGCGCCCACCTCCTCTGGCACAAGGTCGTCTGCCGCGCCCCCGCCGGCGTGACCACCTTCGGCCGGCCGGCGTACGCGCACCTGCTCTGCCTGAGCCGCTCCTTGCGCCTGCCGCCGGGCCGGTCCTCGCCCGACGTGCTGCCGCGGCTCGGGGAGATGACCTGGCCCCGCGCCATGGGGCGCGAGGCCTGCGACGCCGTGGCGCGCTTCCTCCTCGCCGACACCGCCTGCCGGACCGTGGTGGACCCGTTCTGCGGCGTCGGCACGATGCTGGCGGTGGCGAACGCCTTCGGCCTGGACGCGGTGGGGGTGGAGCTGTCGCCGCGGCGGGCGGAGCGGGCGCGCCTGCTCCGGCTCGGCCCGCCGGACCGCCTACGGCCCGCCGGCGGCGCCCCCGCGCCGCTGGGCGCGGACCACCGCCCAGATCAGGACCGCGGCCAGGACGGCCAGGATCACCCACCAGACCGGGCTGACGCCCCCGCCTTCTCCGGTGGCCGTGCCGGAGGAACTGGGGGCGCTCTGCGCGAAGGCGAGCGCGGGGAAGAGCGGGGCGAGAACGGTCCAGAGCAGCGCTGA
- a CDS encoding transporter — MPSRPGMPSRSCPRLALLALAATLALASPPAARACSVCGCGDPQLDASDPAAASGRFRLQLASEYLSMDAGTEGAPGSTDHLKQVSLRADAVWSPAEWLSLLARVPYVRKDLTTTGPGAQGPGSSLSGLGDAELGARITLLSRVDLGRGRSHGLALTGGASLPTGSNDARRGGERLDEHGQLGTGSFGPYAGLHYAFSQGDWYAFASVTGRFHTVNGFGYQYGEALLWTAEAQYRLGQRVAVSLGLDGREAWADLDHGLAVESTGGLVLAASPAAYLSVGGGMWLGVRAQLPFYARLRGEQSVGPVLVGGVQYQAL; from the coding sequence ATGCCCTCCCGACCTGGCATGCCCTCCCGGTCGTGCCCCCGCCTCGCCCTCCTCGCGCTGGCCGCCACCCTCGCCCTCGCGTCGCCGCCCGCCGCCCGCGCCTGCTCGGTGTGCGGCTGCGGCGACCCGCAGCTCGACGCCAGCGACCCCGCGGCCGCGAGCGGCCGGTTCCGGCTCCAGCTCGCCTCGGAGTACCTGTCGATGGACGCCGGGACCGAGGGCGCGCCGGGCAGCACCGACCACCTGAAGCAGGTCTCGCTCCGCGCCGACGCGGTCTGGAGCCCCGCCGAGTGGCTGAGCCTGCTCGCGCGCGTCCCGTACGTCCGCAAGGACCTCACCACCACCGGCCCCGGGGCGCAGGGCCCGGGCTCGAGCCTCTCCGGGCTGGGCGACGCCGAGCTGGGCGCGCGGATCACCCTCCTCTCCCGCGTCGATCTGGGGCGCGGCCGCTCGCACGGGCTCGCCCTCACCGGCGGCGCCTCCCTGCCGACCGGCTCGAACGACGCGCGCCGGGGCGGCGAGCGCCTCGACGAGCACGGCCAGCTCGGCACCGGCTCGTTCGGCCCGTACGCCGGGCTCCACTACGCCTTCTCGCAGGGCGACTGGTACGCCTTCGCGAGCGTGACCGGCCGGTTCCACACCGTGAACGGCTTCGGCTACCAGTACGGCGAGGCGCTGCTCTGGACCGCGGAGGCGCAGTACCGGCTCGGCCAGCGGGTCGCGGTCTCGCTCGGGCTCGACGGGCGCGAGGCCTGGGCGGACCTCGACCACGGCCTCGCGGTCGAGAGCACCGGGGGGCTCGTCCTCGCCGCCTCGCCGGCGGCCTACCTCTCGGTGGGCGGCGGGATGTGGCTCGGCGTGCGCGCCCAGCTCCCCTTCTACGCCCGGCTGCGAGGGGAGCAGAGCGTCGGCCCGGTGCTCGTGGGCGGCGTGCAGTACCAGGCGCTGTAG